One genomic window of Evansella cellulosilytica DSM 2522 includes the following:
- a CDS encoding FAD-dependent oxidoreductase produces the protein MAEKNIVIIGAGYAGVAAAKKLAKKYKKDDSVSITLIDRHSYHTMMTELHEVAAHRVEPDAIQFDLRRLFNRTKVKLVTDNVTKVDHESKTVKTTHGEFSYDYLILGMGGEPNDFGTPGVGEHGFTLWSWEDAVKLREHIEKTVQKAAQVHDEATRRAMLTFTVCGSGFTGIEMVGELIEWKDRLAKQNKLDVEDITLQVIEAAPTILNMLDRKDADKAEKYLVKKGVEILKSSPIVEVKADSILLKTGQVIPTHTLIWTAGVKANSDTEDYGMSTGRAGRLNVNAYMEAEGLENVYVVGDLAYYEEEPGKPIPQIVEAAEQTAHTAADNIIADMKGTEKKEYKGKYHGVMVSIGARYGVANLSGIHLSGWFANFMKHMVNLYYFFTIRSGYYMWQYVSHEFFHTKDKRNVFRGLPTRFGNVLWSVPLRVGVGIFWLSEALPKVWGYTKWEEATASFSSLPKLFQGFGEDSWLTSSTLNMDLWWLSDGTTAATTAATDGATWAEPILSEIPFWFEWMMRLSLPSMEMALFAQKVMVLLEVAIGFALIFGLFTWISSAVSAGLLLMFTFTAMLGWDKAWAFPASIALMNGSGRTLGLDYWVIPYVQQKVGNWWYGKERAIYSDHRSSSTTTTKSKGKSM, from the coding sequence ATGGCAGAGAAGAACATTGTCATCATTGGCGCAGGCTATGCAGGAGTTGCCGCAGCAAAAAAGCTTGCTAAGAAATACAAGAAAGACGATTCTGTGTCTATTACTTTAATAGATCGTCATTCTTACCATACTATGATGACCGAATTACATGAGGTTGCTGCACACCGTGTAGAGCCTGACGCAATCCAGTTCGACTTAAGACGTCTTTTTAATCGAACGAAAGTGAAACTTGTCACAGACAATGTGACAAAAGTAGATCATGAGAGCAAAACAGTGAAAACAACGCACGGAGAGTTTTCCTATGACTACCTTATTTTAGGTATGGGGGGAGAGCCTAACGATTTTGGTACTCCAGGTGTTGGCGAACACGGATTTACATTATGGTCTTGGGAAGATGCAGTAAAGCTTCGCGAGCATATTGAAAAAACGGTTCAAAAGGCTGCACAAGTTCATGATGAAGCAACACGAAGAGCTATGCTCACATTTACTGTCTGTGGATCGGGCTTTACAGGAATTGAAATGGTTGGTGAATTAATAGAGTGGAAGGATCGTCTAGCAAAGCAAAACAAACTAGATGTGGAAGATATTACACTGCAAGTGATTGAAGCTGCACCGACTATTTTAAACATGCTTGACAGAAAAGATGCAGATAAGGCAGAAAAATACTTAGTTAAAAAAGGCGTAGAAATCTTAAAGAGCTCCCCTATCGTTGAAGTAAAAGCTGATTCGATTCTACTAAAAACAGGTCAAGTAATACCGACGCATACACTTATCTGGACTGCAGGAGTGAAAGCAAACTCGGATACAGAAGACTATGGTATGTCCACTGGACGCGCTGGTCGACTAAATGTAAATGCCTATATGGAAGCAGAAGGTTTAGAAAACGTTTATGTTGTTGGTGACTTAGCTTATTACGAGGAAGAGCCAGGTAAACCGATTCCACAAATCGTAGAGGCTGCCGAGCAAACGGCACATACAGCCGCTGATAACATCATCGCTGATATGAAAGGTACTGAGAAAAAGGAATACAAAGGTAAATATCACGGTGTTATGGTCTCTATCGGAGCAAGGTACGGTGTTGCAAACTTAAGTGGCATCCATCTTAGTGGATGGTTCGCAAACTTTATGAAGCACATGGTGAACTTATATTATTTCTTCACAATCAGAAGTGGCTACTATATGTGGCAATACGTATCACATGAGTTTTTCCATACAAAAGATAAAAGAAATGTGTTCCGTGGTCTACCAACACGATTTGGAAATGTACTATGGAGTGTCCCATTAAGGGTCGGTGTAGGGATATTTTGGTTAAGTGAAGCGCTACCTAAAGTTTGGGGTTATACGAAGTGGGAAGAAGCTACTGCTAGTTTTTCCTCATTACCGAAGCTTTTCCAAGGCTTTGGGGAAGATTCATGGCTAACAAGTTCAACACTGAACATGGATTTATGGTGGCTATCTGACGGTACTACTGCTGCTACAACCGCTGCTACAGACGGAGCTACATGGGCAGAGCCAATTTTAAGCGAAATTCCTTTCTGGTTTGAATGGATGATGAGACTTTCTCTTCCTTCAATGGAAATGGCTTTATTTGCTCAAAAAGTGATGGTGCTTCTAGAGGTTGCTATAGGATTTGCCCTTATTTTCGGTTTATTTACTTGGATTTCAAGTGCAGTAAGTGCTGGATTACTTCTTATGTTTACATTCACAGCCATGCTCGGATGGGATAAAGCTTGGGCATTCCCTGCTTCAATTGCACTGATGAATGGTTCTGGACGCACATTAGGCTTAGATTACTGGGTTATACCATACGTTCAACAAAAAGTTGGAAACTGGTGGTATGGAAAGGAAAGAGCGATCTATAGTGATCATCGTTCTAGCTCAACAACTACGACAAAATCTAAAGGCAAGAGTATGTAA
- a CDS encoding FAD:protein FMN transferase, which yields MKKFYAFVSLISLAGFLIGCGSAASSPSEGSVSEKPIRKTEMAIGTVVTLRIYDEGKEEVMDAAFERIHELGDKIAVNIEGSDVDNINENAGVEPVEVSPVVFKLVERGITHAEDTSGLFNIAVGPLTSLWNIGFDDARKPEQHEIDEILPLMDHTKIEINKEKQTVFLAEEGMRLDLGGIAKGYIADLIAELMVEHGVTAGIIDLGGDIIVIGNNPSGKPWSIGIQDPLASRGQPVGTIDATDESIVTSGIYERILKEEDGEYHHLLNPFDGYPFMNELAGVTIVSEESIDGDAYSTAVFGMGVNEGFEYVENVDGVDAVFVTRDREIFVTSGLVDRFTLTNENYEVVDLPQP from the coding sequence ATGAAAAAGTTTTATGCTTTCGTATCGTTGATTTCATTAGCGGGTTTCCTAATTGGATGTGGAAGCGCAGCAAGCTCACCATCAGAGGGAAGCGTATCAGAAAAGCCTATAAGAAAAACAGAGATGGCTATTGGGACGGTCGTTACTTTGAGAATATATGATGAAGGAAAAGAAGAGGTAATGGATGCTGCCTTTGAAAGAATCCATGAGTTAGGTGACAAAATAGCCGTTAATATAGAAGGATCAGATGTGGACAATATAAACGAAAATGCAGGTGTAGAGCCTGTTGAAGTTTCCCCTGTAGTATTTAAGTTAGTTGAAAGAGGCATCACCCATGCCGAAGATACGAGTGGATTATTTAATATTGCAGTAGGTCCGTTAACATCACTATGGAACATCGGCTTTGACGATGCACGTAAGCCAGAACAGCATGAAATAGATGAAATTTTACCATTAATGGACCATACGAAAATTGAGATTAACAAAGAGAAGCAGACTGTATTTTTAGCAGAAGAGGGAATGAGATTAGATTTAGGTGGGATAGCGAAAGGATACATTGCAGATTTAATTGCAGAGTTGATGGTAGAGCACGGTGTTACTGCAGGAATAATAGATTTAGGTGGGGACATCATCGTCATTGGTAACAACCCTTCAGGAAAACCTTGGTCAATAGGGATTCAGGATCCGTTAGCTAGTAGAGGACAGCCAGTTGGCACGATTGATGCTACTGATGAGTCGATCGTAACATCTGGAATATATGAGCGAATACTGAAGGAAGAGGATGGAGAATACCACCATTTACTAAACCCATTTGACGGTTATCCATTTATGAATGAACTTGCTGGAGTGACGATCGTTTCAGAGGAATCAATCGATGGAGATGCTTACTCTACAGCAGTTTTCGGTATGGGAGTAAACGAGGGCTTTGAATATGTAGAAAATGTAGATGGAGTAGACGCGGTATTTGTTACGAGAGACAGGGAAATATTTGTCACATCAGGCTTAGTTGATAGATTTACATTAACGAATGAAAACTATGAGGTAGTCGACCTTCCTCAACCGTAA
- a CDS encoding energy-coupling factor transporter ATPase, with translation MSAPILEVKNLSFRYDLRSEINTVANLSFSVNKGEWLAIIGGNGSGKSTLAQLLVGLLTPLDGCITVDGTALTEKSKWRIRSKVGLVFQNPDNQFIGTTVQDDVAFSLESLNVPYEEMKLRVECALEKVGMLEYRFHDPSRLSGGQKQRVAIAGILALHPNVIIFDEAFVMLDPKGREGLLKTLRRLKEIEGVTIISITHDMNEAAAADRLLLMKNGEISQTGKPSEVFMQQRDLEPPFPEKLRRSLEKKGRHVPNQYMTEEEVVNWIWK, from the coding sequence ATGAGCGCACCTATATTAGAGGTGAAAAACCTCTCATTCCGCTATGACTTAAGGTCTGAAATAAACACCGTAGCAAACCTCTCTTTTTCAGTTAATAAAGGAGAATGGCTCGCAATTATTGGTGGTAATGGTTCCGGGAAATCTACTTTAGCGCAATTGTTAGTCGGTTTATTAACACCGTTAGACGGTTGTATAACGGTTGATGGCACAGCGTTAACGGAAAAATCGAAATGGCGAATTCGTAGTAAAGTCGGATTAGTTTTTCAAAACCCTGATAACCAATTTATCGGTACAACGGTACAGGATGATGTTGCCTTTAGCTTAGAAAGCTTAAATGTACCATACGAAGAAATGAAATTAAGAGTCGAGTGTGCTTTAGAGAAAGTAGGTATGCTAGAATACCGGTTTCATGACCCCTCTCGTCTATCAGGTGGACAAAAGCAGCGTGTTGCAATTGCTGGCATATTAGCGCTTCACCCAAACGTCATTATTTTTGACGAGGCTTTCGTTATGCTTGATCCAAAAGGGAGAGAAGGCTTGTTAAAAACATTAAGACGACTAAAAGAAATAGAAGGGGTAACGATCATATCTATCACACACGATATGAACGAGGCGGCAGCTGCTGATCGACTTTTATTAATGAAAAACGGTGAAATCTCCCAAACTGGTAAACCGAGCGAAGTATTCATGCAACAACGAGATTTAGAGCCCCCTTTTCCAGAAAAACTAAGGCGTTCATTAGAAAAAAAGGGGAGACATGTCCCTAATCAATATATGACAGAAGAAGAAGTGGTGAACTGGATATGGAAGTGA
- a CDS encoding energy-coupling factor transporter ATPase produces MEVKLEHVTADYQLGPIRSFNVLQDVEMKVESGSFTAVIGKTGAGKSSLLKIMNGLLLPKQGKVTIGDAIITPGKNKKALKSIRKRVGMVFQFPESQLFAETVEQDICFGPLNFGASKEEAKELARKVIKQVGLTADILSKSPFTLSGGQKRRIAIAGILAMEPDILVLDEPGAGLDPKGKLDILSSIASWHKEQGLTTLIVTHDMEDVAQFANNIVIMDKGTVVLHDAVRNVFSNKAIIDKWQLDVPEALKFQMKIEEKTGVKLPKVCLTIEELTESLIEAGLA; encoded by the coding sequence ATGGAAGTGAAATTGGAACATGTAACCGCTGACTACCAATTGGGACCTATTCGTAGCTTTAATGTCCTGCAAGATGTTGAAATGAAAGTTGAATCTGGCTCTTTTACTGCCGTAATTGGAAAAACAGGTGCCGGAAAATCAAGCTTATTAAAAATAATGAATGGATTACTACTACCAAAGCAGGGCAAAGTGACTATTGGTGATGCTATTATCACTCCAGGTAAAAATAAAAAAGCTCTAAAATCAATTAGAAAACGAGTCGGGATGGTGTTCCAATTTCCAGAGTCGCAGCTCTTTGCTGAAACGGTTGAGCAAGATATTTGTTTTGGCCCATTGAATTTCGGTGCATCTAAAGAAGAAGCGAAGGAATTGGCGAGAAAAGTCATCAAGCAAGTCGGTTTAACAGCTGACATATTGTCAAAGTCACCATTCACACTTTCAGGAGGACAAAAACGCCGAATAGCAATAGCAGGTATTTTAGCGATGGAACCAGATATACTTGTGCTTGATGAACCAGGTGCAGGCTTAGACCCGAAAGGAAAACTAGATATATTGTCGTCAATAGCATCGTGGCACAAAGAGCAAGGCCTTACTACTTTAATCGTGACACACGATATGGAAGACGTTGCTCAATTTGCAAATAATATTGTCATTATGGACAAAGGGACAGTCGTGCTCCACGACGCCGTCCGCAACGTATTTTCGAACAAAGCGATCATTGATAAATGGCAGCTAGATGTACCAGAAGCACTCAAGTTTCAAATGAAAATCGAAGAAAAAACAGGGGTTAAACTACCCAAAGTTTGCTTAACGATTGAGGAATTGACAGAGTCTTTAATTGAGGCGGGATTAGCATGA
- a CDS encoding energy-coupling factor transporter transmembrane component T family protein yields MNKLILGRYFPGDTSLHKLDPRAKLVSGVAFIFIIFLARNWEAYALLWLFTFLVMKLSGVGFKTYLRGVRPLIWLILFTVFIQVLFRTGGTVYVDYGPITITQFGVVNGIHIFFRFVMIVFVTTAITLTTKPIDLTDGINYLLRPLRIFKIPVNDLALMLSISLRFIPNLLDETQKIMDAQRARGSEFGEGNLLKQMKVLVPVFLPLFVSSLNRAEEMANAMEVRGYQSGEQRTTFRQLTWKNKDTICLFAMIVLTLSLYLLTV; encoded by the coding sequence ATGAATAAACTAATACTTGGCCGTTATTTCCCAGGAGACACATCGCTTCATAAACTAGATCCAAGAGCAAAGCTAGTTTCAGGTGTAGCCTTTATTTTCATTATTTTTCTAGCTCGCAACTGGGAGGCTTATGCACTACTTTGGTTATTTACTTTTCTAGTGATGAAGCTGTCAGGAGTTGGCTTTAAAACATATTTGCGCGGCGTTCGACCACTCATTTGGCTAATCCTATTCACTGTGTTTATTCAAGTCTTGTTTAGAACTGGAGGCACGGTGTATGTCGATTATGGCCCTATTACAATTACCCAATTCGGCGTCGTAAATGGCATTCATATTTTTTTCCGATTCGTTATGATCGTATTCGTTACTACTGCAATTACGCTAACTACGAAGCCAATAGATCTCACAGATGGCATTAACTATTTGTTACGACCGCTACGCATATTTAAAATACCAGTAAATGATTTAGCGTTAATGCTATCAATCTCATTACGCTTCATCCCTAACTTACTAGACGAAACGCAAAAAATAATGGATGCACAACGAGCGAGAGGAAGTGAGTTTGGAGAAGGGAATCTCTTAAAGCAAATGAAGGTGCTAGTACCAGTATTTCTCCCCTTATTTGTGAGTTCGTTAAACCGTGCGGAAGAAATGGCGAATGCAATGGAAGTGCGAGGGTATCAATCAGGAGAACAGCGGACAACCTTCCGTCAATTAACCTGGAAAAACAAAGACACTATATGCTTATTTGCCATGATCGTACTAACTTTATCTTTGTATTTGTTAACAGTGTGA
- a CDS encoding PFL family protein yields MNIGFTEIQETIRMVQMESLDIRTVTMGINLRDCADAQFSSLNEKVYKKITSYAKDLKTVSEKVEKEYGIPIINKRISITPIAEILGHATVEEAVELAKTLDSAASELGVDFIGGYSALVHKGISKGDQTLLDALPEALSVTNKVCASVSVATTRTGINMDAVRKMGEIIKEASEKTKDNNGIACAKLVVFCNPVEDNPFMAGAFHGAGEGEAVINVGVSGPGVVLNALKRYPDADLGQVADIIKKTAFKITRAGELLGRVVAERLEIPFGIMDLSLAPTNAMNDSVAEILEEIGLERVGTHGTIAALALMNDAVKKGGAMASSYVGGLSGAFIPVSEDNGMIKGIVDDALSLSKLEAMTCVCSVGLDMIALTGDVSAASLSGIIADEAAIGMINKKTTAVRVIPVPGKKEGDIVEFGGLLGRAPVMGVNPFSSEKLIKRGGRIPAPLQALIN; encoded by the coding sequence ATGAATATTGGTTTTACAGAAATTCAAGAAACGATTCGAATGGTTCAAATGGAAAGCCTAGACATTAGAACAGTGACGATGGGCATTAACCTTCGTGATTGCGCTGATGCTCAGTTTTCTAGCTTAAATGAAAAAGTGTATAAAAAAATTACTAGTTATGCTAAAGACTTAAAAACAGTTTCTGAAAAAGTAGAAAAGGAATATGGGATTCCTATCATTAACAAACGTATATCTATTACGCCTATAGCAGAAATACTAGGACATGCAACTGTGGAAGAAGCCGTTGAACTAGCGAAAACGTTAGACTCAGCAGCCTCAGAATTAGGTGTTGATTTCATCGGTGGCTATTCAGCGTTAGTACATAAAGGAATTTCAAAGGGCGATCAAACGCTCCTTGATGCTTTACCAGAAGCATTAAGCGTAACGAACAAAGTATGTGCCTCCGTCTCCGTTGCCACTACTCGAACGGGGATTAACATGGATGCAGTCCGGAAAATGGGGGAGATCATCAAGGAAGCTTCTGAAAAAACGAAGGACAATAATGGAATTGCTTGCGCAAAACTCGTAGTTTTCTGTAATCCTGTGGAAGATAATCCGTTTATGGCTGGTGCTTTTCACGGAGCTGGTGAGGGTGAAGCAGTTATTAATGTAGGGGTGAGTGGACCTGGTGTCGTGCTAAATGCATTAAAGCGATACCCTGATGCTGACCTCGGTCAAGTAGCCGATATTATCAAGAAAACGGCATTTAAAATCACTCGCGCTGGCGAGCTATTAGGACGTGTTGTCGCAGAGCGTTTAGAAATCCCCTTTGGAATCATGGACTTATCTTTAGCTCCTACAAACGCCATGAATGATAGTGTCGCAGAAATTCTAGAAGAGATTGGCCTAGAGCGCGTCGGCACACACGGTACGATAGCTGCTTTAGCATTAATGAATGATGCAGTAAAAAAAGGCGGTGCTATGGCAAGCTCTTATGTCGGTGGGTTAAGTGGGGCTTTCATTCCAGTTAGTGAGGATAACGGGATGATTAAAGGAATTGTAGACGATGCGCTATCATTATCTAAGCTAGAAGCAATGACTTGCGTCTGTTCCGTCGGACTTGACATGATTGCATTAACCGGAGATGTTTCTGCAGCTAGCTTATCGGGAATTATCGCTGACGAAGCAGCCATCGGAATGATTAACAAAAAAACAACAGCCGTTCGTGTCATCCCTGTTCCTGGTAAAAAAGAAGGTGACATCGTTGAATTTGGAGGCTTATTGGGACGTGCACCAGTGATGGGTGTAAATCCATTTAGCTCGGAAAAGCTTATAAAGCGTGGTGGAAGAATCCCAGCACCACTGCAGGCGTTGATTAATTAG
- a CDS encoding ACT domain-containing protein, translated as MEQKRAVVSVIGKDQVGIIANVTQVLSEQNINILDISQTILQDFFTMMMLVDVSELADLDELHQAFEVVSKNLNLKIHIQLEDVFQAMHRV; from the coding sequence ATGGAACAAAAGCGTGCTGTAGTAAGTGTTATCGGAAAGGATCAAGTTGGCATCATCGCAAACGTGACTCAAGTTTTATCCGAGCAAAATATCAATATTTTAGATATTAGTCAAACGATTCTACAAGACTTTTTTACGATGATGATGCTCGTAGATGTTTCCGAGCTAGCAGACCTTGATGAGCTCCATCAAGCATTTGAAGTTGTGAGTAAAAATCTTAATCTTAAAATTCACATTCAGCTGGAAGATGTTTTTCAAGCGATGCACCGCGTTTAA
- a CDS encoding FixH family protein, translating to MKKTVLYSLLVVLLIAFLSACGHEDHEEEHADDEHGSNELNFDIVEVEILMEEEVDPNTEISIQAYVTQGDDKVNDASEVMFEIWEQGAKEESDFIEATLTEEDGVYEITYVFSEENLYFVQPHVTARGMHVMPVGEIRVGDVQEIDEEEMDGHEHGHDHGDGYESEHHAHPVHEDLFVEWHTVDSAKENEEVEIFSYIEWQDEPWTDGRVRYEVYKEFGDETHTWLTAEEIEDGKYSTTFQFEITGDYQIVIHIEDENIHEHIHEEITIE from the coding sequence ATGAAAAAAACGGTTCTTTATTCTTTACTTGTTGTTCTACTAATAGCTTTCCTGTCTGCATGTGGCCATGAAGATCACGAGGAAGAGCATGCTGATGACGAACATGGGTCCAATGAATTGAACTTTGACATTGTAGAAGTCGAAATTTTAATGGAAGAAGAGGTAGACCCGAACACAGAAATTTCAATACAAGCATATGTCACTCAAGGAGATGACAAAGTTAACGACGCTAGTGAAGTGATGTTTGAAATATGGGAGCAGGGAGCGAAGGAGGAAAGTGATTTTATAGAAGCCACTTTAACGGAGGAAGACGGAGTTTATGAAATTACTTATGTTTTCTCAGAGGAAAACCTTTATTTTGTTCAGCCACATGTTACGGCACGAGGAATGCATGTCATGCCGGTTGGCGAGATAAGAGTGGGAGATGTACAAGAAATAGATGAGGAAGAGATGGATGGTCATGAACATGGTCATGACCATGGCGATGGATATGAATCAGAGCACCACGCACACCCGGTACATGAAGACTTATTTGTTGAATGGCATACTGTCGACAGTGCTAAAGAAAACGAGGAAGTAGAGATTTTTTCATATATCGAATGGCAAGACGAGCCATGGACAGATGGCCGTGTCCGATATGAAGTATATAAAGAATTTGGTGATGAAACACATACTTGGTTAACAGCAGAAGAAATTGAGGATGGCAAATACTCTACCACTTTTCAATTCGAGATAACTGGAGATTACCAAATCGTTATCCATATTGAAGATGAGAATATTCACGAACATATTCATGAAGAAATCACGATCGAATAA